Proteins from a genomic interval of Synechococcus sp. A15-28:
- a CDS encoding TIGR01777 family oxidoreductase — protein MRLLLLGCTGFVGRELVPQLIQSGHQVTIVSRRLPRGYEAERSDGRMAWLQLDPAQPASWQEPSLKDALTQADGVVNLAGEPIAEQRWTAAHLKLLENSRLDTTRLLVEAMAALPASPQVLVNASAIGFYGTSPDACFQESSAAGSDFLASLCERWEAAAAAVPAATRLVTVRIGIVIAAGGGALGKMLPVFRAGFGGPIGSGQQWMSWIHRSDLCALIQRGLEDTSWSGVVNGVAPEPVSMTAFARELGRSLGRPSLLPVPGPVLQVLLGDGAKVVLEGQQVQSERLESLGFNFRYPDLPSALAAATS, from the coding sequence ATGCGACTGCTGCTGCTGGGATGCACTGGATTTGTCGGCAGGGAACTGGTTCCTCAGCTGATTCAATCCGGCCATCAGGTCACCATCGTCAGCCGTCGTCTTCCCCGGGGTTACGAGGCGGAACGCAGCGATGGGCGCATGGCCTGGCTGCAGCTTGACCCGGCCCAGCCCGCCAGCTGGCAGGAGCCCTCCCTGAAGGACGCCCTCACGCAGGCGGATGGTGTGGTGAATCTGGCGGGGGAGCCGATCGCCGAGCAGCGCTGGACCGCCGCCCACCTGAAGCTCCTCGAGAACAGTCGACTGGACACCACACGTCTGCTGGTGGAGGCGATGGCCGCCCTGCCGGCTTCACCCCAGGTGCTGGTGAACGCGTCCGCCATCGGGTTTTACGGCACCAGTCCCGACGCCTGCTTCCAGGAGTCCAGTGCCGCCGGTTCCGATTTTCTGGCGTCGTTGTGTGAACGCTGGGAGGCAGCGGCTGCGGCGGTTCCTGCCGCAACCCGTCTGGTGACCGTGCGGATCGGCATCGTGATCGCGGCCGGTGGTGGTGCCCTCGGCAAGATGCTGCCGGTGTTCCGCGCCGGCTTCGGTGGGCCGATCGGTTCCGGCCAGCAATGGATGAGTTGGATTCATCGCAGTGACCTCTGCGCCCTGATTCAGCGGGGCCTGGAGGACACGTCCTGGTCCGGTGTGGTCAATGGCGTCGCCCCCGAGCCGGTGTCGATGACGGCGTTCGCCCGGGAACTCGGCCGCAGTCTGGGCCGTCCCAGCCTGTTGCCCGTCCCGGGCCCGGTGCTGCAGGTGCTGCTCGGAGATGGCGCCAAGGTGGTGCTTGAGGGCCAGCAGGTGCAATCCGAGCGGCTGGAGAGCCTCGGGTTCAACTTCCGCTATCCCGACCTGCCTTCAGCACTCGCCGCTGCCACCAGCTGA
- a CDS encoding NAD(P)H-quinone oxidoreductase subunit O, producing the protein MAETDTKAPAKAKPAALRKGALVKVNRAAYSASLEASASDSTAPDYIFEGPGELLLVKGDYGQVRWNRPVPDVWLRMDQLESCG; encoded by the coding sequence ATGGCCGAAACCGACACCAAGGCCCCCGCCAAGGCCAAACCGGCGGCTCTGCGCAAGGGCGCCCTGGTGAAAGTGAACCGTGCGGCCTACAGCGCCAGCCTGGAAGCCTCCGCCAGCGACTCGACAGCACCGGATTACATCTTTGAAGGTCCTGGGGAGCTGCTGCTGGTGAAAGGGGACTATGGCCAGGTGCGTTGGAACCGTCCGGTCCCGGATGTGTGGCTGCGCATGGATCAGTTGGAATCCTGCGGCTGA